In the genome of Paenibacillus pabuli, one region contains:
- the comER gene encoding late competence protein ComER, with protein MKVGFIGTGSMGSLLIYALIQSGALEPRQIAASNRTPSKVRQLSLRYPGLHESQSNRETVIRSNIIFLCVKPLEFKHVIDDILPVVNPNHIIVSITSPVQLRHLESSLPCKVSKVIPSVTHQVGSGASLCIHGERMTTEDRAVLEGLLSHISRPYQVDEACTRITSDFSSCGPAFISFFLEQWIESAVKLTDIKRADACALAGEMLLGTGKLLTEGGYTPQELQARVAVPGGITAQALALLKVNLNGVFDSLIETTHDKYDEDLLKLDELFKAGEINRQQY; from the coding sequence ATGAAGGTTGGATTTATCGGAACCGGCAGCATGGGCAGCCTGCTGATCTATGCCTTGATTCAATCCGGTGCACTTGAGCCACGGCAGATCGCCGCCAGCAATAGAACCCCTTCCAAAGTACGGCAGCTATCCCTCCGTTACCCCGGTCTGCATGAATCACAGAGCAACCGGGAAACCGTCATCCGCAGCAATATCATCTTTCTGTGCGTAAAGCCACTTGAATTCAAACATGTCATTGACGACATCCTGCCTGTCGTGAATCCCAATCATATCATCGTCTCGATCACCAGTCCCGTGCAGCTGCGCCATCTGGAATCTTCACTTCCTTGCAAAGTCTCCAAAGTTATCCCCAGCGTTACGCACCAGGTCGGCAGCGGAGCGTCCCTGTGTATACACGGTGAGCGAATGACTACCGAAGACCGCGCTGTGCTGGAAGGGCTGCTCAGTCATATCAGCAGACCCTATCAAGTGGATGAAGCCTGTACCCGGATCACATCCGACTTCTCCAGCTGCGGACCTGCATTCATATCATTCTTTCTGGAGCAATGGATTGAGAGTGCCGTCAAGCTAACTGATATCAAACGAGCCGACGCCTGCGCTCTTGCCGGCGAGATGCTCCTGGGAACAGGCAAGCTTCTCACCGAAGGAGGTTACACCCCTCAAGAGCTTCAGGCTCGCGTGGCTGTACCTGGCGGCATCACCGCACAAGCGCTTGCCCTGCTGAAAGTGAATCTGAATGGTGTTTTTGACAGCCTGATCGAGACGACTCATGACAAATATGATGAAGATTTGTTGAAGCTGGATGAACTATTCAAAGCCGGTGAAATTAACCGGCAACAATATTAA
- the leuS gene encoding leucine--tRNA ligase — protein MSENQQPKHGYKPQVMEKSWQQYWDDNKTFKTGEDPAKPKFYALDMFPYPSGSGLHVGHPEGYTATDIVSRFKRMRGYNVLHPMGWDAFGLPAEQHALDTGEHPRHITFRNIDNFRRQIKSLGFSYDWDREISTTDPEYYKWTQWIFIQLYNKGLAYVDEVPVNWCEALGTVLANEEVIDGKSERGGHPVVRKPMRQWVLKITEYAERLLEDLEELDWSESIKDMQRNWIGKSTGAEVTFAIEGHEEVIKVFTTRADTLFGASYAVLAPEHELVEVITTEGQREAIKAYQEQAARKSDLERTDLAKDKTGVFTGTYAINPVNGAKVPIWIADYVLAGYGTGAIMAVPGHDARDWEFAKQFGLDIIEVVQGGDVTQEAYSGDGPHVNSDFLNGLNNEEAIAKMIAWLEENGKGQGKTTYRLRDWLFSRQRYWGEPIPILHLEDGTMKTVPEDQLPLLLPDIDQIKPSGTGESPLANVTEWVNTVDPETGMKARRETNTMPQWAGSCWYYLRFIDPHNDKELISQEKQQQWLPVDLYIGGAEHAVLHLLYARFWHKVLYDLGVVHTKEPFHKLVNQGMILGTNNEKMSKSRGNVINPDEIVNEFGADTLRLYEMFMGPLEATKPWNANGVEGMHRFLSRVWRLFINEDTGAINDKITADGGTDEFKRTAHKTIKKVTEDLEHLRFNTAISQLMIFINDAYKADTLPREAMENFVQLLSPLAPHMAEELWSRLGHEGGISYVAWPEYDESMTVDAEVEIVVQVNGKIVTRATIAKDLDAQGMQDFTMELAPVKQALEGKTIRKVIAVPGKLVNIVAG, from the coding sequence ATGAGTGAGAATCAACAGCCAAAACACGGCTACAAGCCACAAGTCATGGAGAAAAGCTGGCAGCAGTACTGGGATGACAATAAAACGTTTAAAACGGGTGAGGACCCGGCTAAACCGAAGTTTTATGCACTGGATATGTTCCCGTATCCATCCGGTTCAGGTCTGCACGTAGGTCACCCGGAAGGATATACGGCAACGGATATCGTATCCCGTTTCAAACGTATGCGTGGTTACAATGTATTGCATCCAATGGGCTGGGACGCTTTCGGCCTGCCTGCTGAGCAGCATGCATTGGATACGGGTGAGCATCCACGACATATAACATTCCGCAATATTGACAATTTCCGTCGCCAGATCAAATCACTTGGTTTCTCCTATGACTGGGATCGGGAGATCAGCACAACAGACCCTGAATACTACAAATGGACGCAATGGATCTTCATCCAGTTGTACAACAAAGGCCTGGCTTATGTAGATGAAGTACCTGTGAACTGGTGCGAAGCTCTGGGCACTGTACTGGCGAACGAAGAGGTTATCGATGGCAAGAGTGAGCGTGGTGGACATCCGGTCGTTCGTAAACCGATGCGGCAATGGGTATTGAAAATTACAGAATATGCAGAGCGTTTGCTGGAAGACCTGGAAGAGTTGGACTGGTCGGAAAGCATCAAGGATATGCAGCGCAACTGGATCGGCAAATCGACCGGGGCGGAAGTTACTTTTGCCATTGAGGGTCACGAAGAAGTCATCAAGGTATTTACGACACGTGCAGATACGTTGTTCGGTGCAAGTTACGCTGTATTGGCACCTGAGCATGAACTGGTGGAAGTCATTACAACAGAAGGACAACGTGAGGCAATTAAGGCATATCAGGAGCAGGCTGCTCGCAAGAGTGATCTGGAACGCACTGATCTGGCCAAAGACAAAACGGGTGTATTCACAGGAACTTATGCAATTAATCCGGTAAACGGAGCGAAGGTGCCAATCTGGATTGCCGATTATGTTCTGGCTGGATACGGCACAGGGGCGATCATGGCCGTTCCGGGACATGACGCTCGTGACTGGGAGTTTGCAAAACAGTTTGGCCTGGACATCATTGAAGTTGTACAGGGTGGCGACGTAACACAAGAAGCATATTCCGGGGACGGACCGCATGTGAACTCCGATTTCCTGAACGGATTGAACAACGAAGAAGCGATTGCCAAGATGATTGCTTGGTTGGAAGAGAACGGTAAGGGACAAGGCAAAACGACCTACCGCTTGCGTGACTGGTTGTTCAGCCGTCAGCGTTACTGGGGTGAGCCAATTCCGATTCTGCATTTGGAAGACGGAACGATGAAGACGGTGCCGGAAGATCAACTGCCTTTGCTGTTGCCGGATATTGACCAGATCAAACCTTCAGGCACTGGAGAATCACCACTGGCGAATGTAACGGAGTGGGTGAACACCGTAGATCCGGAAACGGGAATGAAAGCACGTCGCGAGACGAACACAATGCCTCAATGGGCCGGTAGCTGCTGGTATTACCTGCGCTTTATTGATCCGCATAATGACAAGGAACTGATCTCGCAGGAGAAACAGCAGCAGTGGCTGCCGGTTGATCTGTATATCGGGGGAGCAGAGCACGCGGTGCTTCACTTGCTGTACGCTCGTTTCTGGCATAAAGTGCTGTATGATCTGGGTGTGGTGCATACCAAAGAGCCGTTCCACAAATTGGTCAACCAAGGTATGATTCTGGGAACCAACAATGAGAAGATGAGTAAATCTCGCGGTAATGTCATTAATCCGGATGAGATCGTCAATGAGTTCGGTGCAGATACATTGCGTCTGTACGAAATGTTCATGGGACCTTTGGAAGCAACAAAACCGTGGAACGCTAACGGGGTTGAGGGCATGCATCGTTTCCTGTCACGTGTATGGCGTCTGTTCATCAATGAAGATACAGGTGCAATCAATGACAAGATTACAGCAGATGGTGGTACGGATGAGTTCAAACGGACGGCTCACAAAACCATCAAAAAAGTTACAGAGGATCTGGAACATCTGCGTTTCAACACTGCGATCAGCCAGTTGATGATTTTCATCAACGATGCATACAAAGCAGATACACTGCCTCGTGAAGCCATGGAGAACTTTGTACAGCTGTTGTCACCGCTGGCACCGCATATGGCGGAGGAGCTGTGGAGCCGTCTCGGTCATGAAGGTGGAATCTCTTACGTGGCTTGGCCTGAGTATGATGAGTCCATGACAGTAGATGCGGAAGTGGAGATTGTTGTTCAAGTGAATGGCAAAATTGTAACCCGTGCTACGATCGCGAAGGATCTGGACGCACAGGGTATGCAGGACTTTACGATGGAGCTGGCACCTGTGAAACAGGCACTGGAAGGCAAGACCATTCGCAAGGTCATTGCCGTTCCAGGCAAACTCGTTAATATTGTTGCCGGTTAA
- a CDS encoding phosphotransferase family protein: protein MESTYKTRLTTGQLDGIVQQHFNTGIQEYKEMIDGWANHAYFITKDDGQKVVLKIAPSNGVKLMRCEQHVMVAEVEALRLVAELQDVPIPGVLVYDPSLSLVPAEYFIMEYMPGTPYNKVKDQYSAEEQEAIEQQLGAYNRRINEIKGEWFGYFSSKKPHYKTWKEAFLNLMDDMLADSKAAGVELSISYEELEHLILEKSNVLDDVREPVLVHWDLWDGNVFVEAGQITAIIDFERSLWADPLMEHYFSHFNNTPGFLKGYGRAVTTDSERKRRSLYDLYFDLALRIECPYRQYDNKEHIQWTIDNLEEGIKRFQLS from the coding sequence ATGGAAAGTACATATAAAACAAGGCTGACTACAGGACAGTTAGATGGGATTGTGCAGCAGCATTTTAACACAGGTATCCAGGAATACAAAGAGATGATCGACGGCTGGGCAAATCACGCTTATTTTATCACTAAGGACGACGGTCAGAAAGTTGTTCTCAAAATAGCTCCTTCTAATGGAGTTAAGCTGATGCGCTGTGAGCAGCATGTCATGGTTGCTGAGGTTGAAGCATTACGACTTGTGGCAGAGCTTCAGGATGTACCTATTCCCGGGGTATTGGTTTATGATCCATCGCTCAGCCTGGTTCCGGCAGAATATTTTATTATGGAGTACATGCCAGGCACACCGTATAACAAAGTCAAGGATCAGTACAGTGCAGAAGAGCAGGAAGCCATTGAGCAGCAGTTGGGTGCATACAATCGTCGGATCAATGAAATTAAAGGGGAGTGGTTTGGTTACTTTTCCTCAAAGAAACCGCACTATAAGACGTGGAAAGAAGCTTTCCTGAACTTAATGGATGATATGCTCGCAGATAGCAAAGCAGCAGGTGTGGAACTTTCGATCTCTTATGAGGAGCTGGAGCATTTAATTCTGGAAAAGTCGAATGTACTGGATGATGTCCGAGAGCCTGTGCTTGTGCATTGGGATTTGTGGGATGGGAATGTATTTGTGGAGGCTGGGCAAATCACGGCCATTATCGATTTCGAACGGTCCCTCTGGGCAGATCCTCTGATGGAGCACTACTTCAGTCATTTTAATAACACACCGGGTTTCCTCAAAGGCTATGGTAGAGCAGTTACAACAGATAGCGAACGGAAAAGAAGAAGTTTATATGATCTGTACTTTGATCTGGCGCTGAGAATTGAATGCCCGTATCGTCAATACGATAACAAGGAACACATTCAGTGGACGATTGATAACCTGGAAGAAGGAATTAAGAGATTCCAGTTGTCTTGA
- a CDS encoding class I SAM-dependent DNA methyltransferase, which translates to MSYRKFAYVYDELMEDMPYPDWIRFARTAWERHGMPKSVAELGCGTGSITIPLVNSGFEVTGIDLSADMLSVARSKMEGTPQGHRLYREGSVRWVQQDMRDWRVPEPVDSVISFCDCVNYLLEKEDVVRTFQRTYEMLKPEGTFLFDVHHPNTLIRYEEEQPFVLDERSVSYIWTCDMDHDRCEIEHHLSIFSRAAESGKDMYQRFEEVHVQRAYDPDWMKLELTKAGFRDVRVYADFEWKEAGDSAQRLFYVAVK; encoded by the coding sequence ATGTCTTACCGGAAATTTGCCTATGTGTACGATGAATTAATGGAGGATATGCCTTATCCGGACTGGATAAGGTTTGCAAGAACGGCTTGGGAACGGCATGGCATGCCGAAAAGTGTGGCTGAACTGGGCTGTGGAACAGGCTCAATTACCATTCCGCTGGTGAACTCCGGCTTCGAAGTTACTGGCATCGACCTGTCAGCAGACATGTTGTCTGTTGCGCGCAGTAAAATGGAAGGAACGCCCCAGGGTCACCGTTTATATCGGGAAGGCAGTGTACGGTGGGTGCAGCAGGATATGCGGGACTGGAGAGTACCAGAGCCAGTGGACTCGGTGATATCATTCTGTGATTGCGTGAATTATCTGCTTGAAAAAGAAGATGTCGTTCGTACATTTCAACGTACTTACGAAATGTTGAAGCCAGAGGGCACGTTCCTGTTTGACGTACACCATCCGAACACCCTTATTCGATACGAGGAGGAGCAACCTTTTGTGTTGGATGAACGCTCTGTATCGTATATTTGGACCTGTGATATGGATCATGATCGGTGTGAGATTGAGCATCATCTGAGCATCTTTTCACGTGCGGCTGAGAGTGGCAAGGATATGTACCAGCGGTTTGAAGAGGTTCATGTTCAGCGCGCGTATGATCCGGACTGGATGAAGCTGGAGCTGACGAAGGCTGGTTTCAGAGATGTCCGTGTATATGCTGATTTTGAATGGAAAGAGGCGGGAGACAGCGCGCAGCGTCTGTTCTATGTAGCCGTGAAATAG
- a CDS encoding CvfB family protein encodes MTLIAGTVVNLPVSREVSPFGYFLTTGSEDVLLHYTELTRDVKIGEMLEVFLFFDTEDRLAATMKKPYLTLGEMGRLVVADIHPRLGCFLEMGLGRQLLLPIRELSELEELRPQVGDEVFVIMEHDKQGRLRAKLAGERELAPLCFHAPTSWVNEWVEAIVYKTLQMGTFVLVEGGVLGFGAIGMIHSSERNRMLRLGEKVKCRVTMVREDGRVNLAMSQLKEVGRNEDADKLLAFMKERPTGGMPYSDATPPDIIKQRFGISKSAFKRALGKLMKDGLVTQKENWTYLTESIPQDQNEDK; translated from the coding sequence ATGACTTTGATTGCAGGAACAGTCGTCAACTTGCCGGTTTCACGCGAAGTGTCTCCGTTTGGCTATTTTTTGACGACAGGATCGGAAGATGTACTGCTTCACTATACGGAGCTCACACGGGACGTTAAAATTGGAGAAATGCTGGAGGTCTTTCTGTTCTTTGATACGGAAGATCGTCTGGCGGCAACCATGAAAAAACCGTATCTCACACTCGGTGAAATGGGACGATTGGTTGTGGCTGATATTCATCCACGTCTCGGCTGTTTCCTCGAGATGGGACTTGGCCGGCAATTGCTGCTCCCGATTCGTGAGCTGTCTGAATTGGAAGAGTTGCGTCCCCAGGTGGGCGATGAAGTCTTTGTTATTATGGAGCATGACAAGCAGGGACGTTTGCGTGCGAAACTGGCCGGAGAACGTGAGCTTGCACCATTGTGTTTCCATGCGCCAACCTCATGGGTCAACGAATGGGTTGAAGCAATAGTGTACAAGACCCTTCAGATGGGTACTTTTGTACTTGTTGAGGGTGGTGTGCTGGGCTTTGGCGCTATTGGCATGATTCACTCCTCGGAGCGAAATCGTATGCTGCGTCTTGGTGAAAAGGTGAAATGCCGGGTAACCATGGTACGGGAAGACGGACGTGTCAATCTGGCGATGTCCCAACTCAAAGAGGTTGGTCGCAATGAAGATGCAGACAAACTGCTTGCTTTCATGAAAGAGCGCCCTACGGGCGGCATGCCGTATTCGGATGCAACTCCGCCGGATATCATCAAGCAGCGTTTTGGCATCAGTAAATCCGCGTTCAAGCGTGCCCTGGGCAAACTGATGAAGGATGGTCTGGTCACTCAAAAGGAAAACTGGACCTATCTGACAGAGTCTATACCTCAGGATCAAAACGAGGACAAGTAA
- the rsfS gene encoding ribosome silencing factor, giving the protein MTLSSKELMNMAVTAADDKKASNIVALDLVGISLVADYFVICHGNSDTQVQSIATEIRKQAHAAGVNIKGIEGMDSARWVLMDMGDVVVHIFHRDEREYYNIERLWSDAKVVETV; this is encoded by the coding sequence ATGACATTATCATCGAAGGAACTTATGAATATGGCGGTAACTGCCGCTGACGATAAAAAAGCATCCAACATTGTAGCACTGGATCTGGTTGGAATCTCTCTGGTAGCGGACTATTTTGTTATCTGTCACGGGAATTCTGATACACAGGTACAATCGATTGCAACGGAGATTCGTAAACAGGCGCATGCTGCTGGTGTGAACATCAAGGGCATCGAAGGTATGGATTCAGCACGCTGGGTATTGATGGATATGGGAGACGTAGTTGTTCATATCTTCCACCGCGACGAGCGTGAATATTACAACATCGAACGACTGTGGTCTGATGCCAAAGTGGTGGAAACGGTATGA
- the yqeK gene encoding bis(5'-nucleosyl)-tetraphosphatase (symmetrical) YqeK: MALSREELIQAVSSQMPAKRWKHTQGVMESAVVLAEKYGADPVKADVAAILHDVAKYWPVSEMEAVIRDNGLNEELLQHDKQLWHSEVGAFVAQRDYGIDDAEIINAIRWHTSGRVGMSLLDKVVCLADYIEPGRDFPGVDHIREQAEHSLEEGLIAGFDSTITLLISQRRVIYPLTMLSRNDLITHL, encoded by the coding sequence ATGGCGTTAAGCCGTGAGGAATTAATCCAGGCTGTCTCTTCTCAGATGCCGGCCAAACGCTGGAAGCATACGCAGGGAGTTATGGAGTCTGCTGTTGTCCTCGCTGAAAAGTATGGTGCTGATCCCGTAAAGGCAGATGTAGCAGCAATCTTGCATGACGTCGCGAAGTATTGGCCTGTATCCGAGATGGAAGCGGTCATCCGAGACAATGGATTAAACGAAGAACTTTTGCAGCATGACAAGCAGCTCTGGCATTCAGAAGTGGGTGCCTTTGTTGCCCAGCGTGACTATGGCATTGATGATGCCGAAATTATTAATGCCATTCGCTGGCATACTTCAGGTCGAGTAGGCATGAGCCTGCTGGATAAGGTGGTCTGTCTTGCGGATTATATTGAACCGGGGAGAGACTTTCCGGGAGTAGACCATATCCGCGAACAGGCTGAACATAGCTTGGAAGAAGGTTTAATTGCCGGTTTTGACTCGACGATCACCTTGTTGATTTCTCAGCGCCGTGTCATCTACCCATTGACCATGTTGTCGCGAAATGACTTGATTACACATTTATAG
- a CDS encoding nicotinate-nucleotide adenylyltransferase: MKIGIMGGTFDPIHMGHLLAAEAARDSHALDEIWFMPSHVPPHKPEAGATGRQRLEMTEAAIKDAPRYEVLGIEMELGGVSYTIDTMREIWRRHPEHEFYFIIGADMVNYLPKWEEIEELASRLTFIGVGRPGFQLHLDDLPEPLQDRVLLAEMPLVDISSTAIRRRLAKGHSVRFMIPDAVHQYIVRSGLYGVKP, encoded by the coding sequence GTGAAGATCGGCATCATGGGTGGTACGTTTGATCCGATCCACATGGGGCATCTGCTGGCAGCGGAAGCGGCAAGGGATTCACATGCACTGGATGAAATCTGGTTTATGCCCTCCCATGTCCCGCCTCATAAACCGGAAGCAGGTGCAACGGGTCGGCAGCGTCTTGAGATGACGGAGGCTGCTATAAAGGATGCTCCCCGGTATGAAGTATTAGGCATCGAAATGGAGCTTGGCGGCGTATCCTACACCATTGATACGATGCGTGAGATATGGCGCCGCCACCCTGAGCATGAATTTTATTTCATTATCGGGGCAGATATGGTGAACTATCTTCCGAAATGGGAAGAGATCGAAGAACTGGCGTCCAGGTTGACCTTTATCGGTGTTGGACGTCCGGGCTTTCAGCTGCATCTGGACGATCTGCCAGAGCCATTGCAGGATCGGGTGCTGCTGGCAGAAATGCCGCTTGTTGATATTTCATCCACGGCTATTCGCAGACGTCTCGCGAAGGGGCATTCGGTACGTTTTATGATTCCTGATGCAGTTCATCAATACATTGTAAGGAGCGGTTTATATGGCGTTAAGCCGTGA
- the yhbY gene encoding ribosome assembly RNA-binding protein YhbY codes for MLNGKQKRFLRSQAHHLTPVFQIGKGGTNEHLFRHIEDAIEKRELMKVQVLNNNLDDKNEIAEEIARETGSELVQIIGSTIILYKESRDNKQIELPR; via the coding sequence ATGTTAAACGGTAAACAAAAGCGCTTTTTGCGTTCGCAAGCACATCATCTGACCCCTGTGTTTCAAATCGGTAAAGGCGGAACGAATGAGCATCTGTTCCGTCACATCGAAGATGCGATTGAGAAGCGCGAATTGATGAAAGTGCAAGTGCTGAACAACAATTTGGATGACAAAAACGAGATTGCCGAAGAGATTGCCCGTGAAACAGGCAGCGAACTGGTGCAAATCATTGGAAGTACCATTATTTTGTACAAAGAATCACGTGACAACAAACAAATCGAACTACCTAGATAA
- the aroE gene encoding shikimate dehydrogenase → MSEQKKNNPSLPVLLGVMGDPIAHSKSPAMHNAALQAAGVNGLYMPLHVRPGQLESAIRGIVALGYRGVNVTIPHKENVMQYLDVIDESARLIGAVNTIVNEEGKLTGYNTDGIGYVRSLKEEAVSELAGKRIAVLGAGGAARGVIYALALEKPERISILNRTADRAVALASDLRVHGLGDITGSGMEEAAAILASADIVINTTAAGMHPNLDDLPVDPALIQAGAAVSDLIYNPLETRLLREARQRGCTVHGGLGMFIYQGAVAFEHWLGIPAPVETMRRAVLDSF, encoded by the coding sequence ATGTCGGAACAGAAAAAAAACAATCCTTCACTCCCTGTCCTGCTTGGCGTTATGGGTGACCCCATTGCACATTCCAAATCGCCTGCCATGCATAATGCAGCATTGCAGGCTGCAGGAGTGAATGGATTGTATATGCCGCTGCATGTTCGTCCCGGGCAGCTGGAATCAGCCATACGAGGCATTGTGGCGCTGGGGTATCGTGGCGTGAATGTAACCATTCCGCATAAAGAGAATGTGATGCAGTATCTGGATGTAATTGATGAAAGTGCACGTCTGATTGGCGCGGTCAACACGATTGTCAATGAAGAAGGCAAGCTGACAGGATATAATACGGATGGCATCGGATATGTGCGTTCCTTGAAGGAAGAAGCTGTTTCGGAACTCGCAGGTAAACGTATCGCTGTTCTGGGAGCTGGTGGAGCAGCCAGAGGCGTGATTTACGCCCTAGCCTTGGAGAAGCCAGAACGGATTAGTATTCTTAACCGTACAGCGGACAGAGCCGTTGCCCTTGCTTCCGATCTGCGGGTTCATGGACTGGGTGACATCACAGGCAGTGGCATGGAAGAGGCTGCTGCGATATTGGCTTCGGCCGATATTGTGATTAACACAACAGCCGCAGGCATGCATCCTAATTTAGATGACCTGCCTGTTGATCCTGCACTCATTCAAGCAGGGGCAGCAGTAAGCGACCTTATCTACAATCCGCTGGAAACACGCCTGCTTCGCGAGGCAAGGCAGCGTGGATGTACGGTGCACGGCGGCCTGGGTATGTTTATATACCAGGGCGCGGTAGCCTTCGAGCATTGGCTCGGCATCCCGGCTCCGGTGGAAACGATGAGACGAGCTGTATTAGACAGCTTTTGA
- the yqeH gene encoding ribosome biogenesis GTPase YqeH, whose product MTEPHNGNIAVRCSGCGVHLQTENPELPGFIPEKALDREPVICQRCFRIKNYNESSSVTVDQDEFLALLSKIGDKDALVIHIVDLFDFDGSIISGLQRFVGNNPVLLAINKTDLLPKVTNWNKVRNWVQKQAKEQGLRTVDVVLCSAKQNQGFDRLLELVGTYRGDRDVYVVGGTNVGKSTLINRLIRDYSDLEQELTTSRYPGTTLDMVNIPLDDGKAIIDTPGIVYPWRFSEIVSRKDLAAIMPEKPLKPAVYQLNSGQTLFFGGMARFDFVEGDRQSFTCFISTALDIHRTKLERADDLYRDHLGELLSPPTREDAADMPEWTRHEFRIKRGSQSDVFISGLGWIKVNGENGALVAVHAPKGIRVLVRPSLI is encoded by the coding sequence ATGACAGAACCGCATAACGGCAATATTGCCGTAAGGTGCAGCGGATGCGGAGTGCATCTGCAAACGGAAAACCCGGAATTACCAGGATTTATCCCCGAGAAAGCGTTGGATCGTGAGCCGGTCATTTGCCAGCGTTGTTTCCGTATCAAAAATTACAATGAGTCATCATCCGTTACAGTGGATCAGGACGAGTTCCTGGCTTTGCTGAGCAAAATCGGGGATAAGGATGCACTTGTCATCCATATCGTTGATCTGTTTGACTTTGATGGCAGTATTATTTCTGGTTTGCAGCGTTTTGTAGGCAACAATCCGGTATTGCTTGCCATTAACAAAACAGACCTGCTCCCGAAAGTAACCAACTGGAACAAGGTTCGGAACTGGGTGCAAAAGCAGGCTAAAGAACAAGGTCTGCGTACAGTGGATGTCGTTCTGTGCAGTGCGAAGCAAAATCAGGGCTTTGACCGATTGCTTGAGCTTGTCGGAACGTATCGCGGAGATCGGGACGTATACGTAGTTGGTGGTACCAATGTGGGCAAATCCACACTGATTAACCGGCTGATTCGTGACTACAGTGATCTGGAGCAGGAACTGACAACCTCCCGTTATCCTGGAACGACGTTGGACATGGTTAATATTCCACTCGACGATGGAAAAGCTATTATTGATACGCCGGGAATTGTGTACCCTTGGCGTTTCAGTGAGATTGTATCCCGCAAAGATCTGGCTGCGATTATGCCAGAAAAACCCCTTAAACCAGCCGTTTATCAATTGAATTCTGGTCAAACGTTATTCTTTGGCGGTATGGCTCGTTTTGACTTTGTGGAGGGGGATCGTCAGTCCTTCACTTGTTTTATCAGCACTGCGCTGGATATTCACCGGACGAAGCTGGAACGTGCAGACGACTTGTACCGTGACCATCTGGGTGAGCTTCTGTCTCCACCGACGCGTGAAGATGCAGCGGACATGCCTGAATGGACGAGACATGAATTCCGTATCAAACGTGGCAGTCAGTCGGATGTTTTCATTTCCGGACTGGGCTGGATTAAGGTTAACGGTGAGAATGGAGCGCTTGTAGCTGTTCATGCTCCAAAAGGTATTCGTGTACTGGTCCGCCCATCCTTGATCTAG
- a CDS encoding YqeG family HAD IIIA-type phosphatase gives MFEMLMPKLRVDTVFDINLEELYAQGYRGIITDLDNTLVGAKAPDATPELIEWFARVKEAGFQLMIVSNNNLNRVSLFATPLDIQFVHSARKPSNVPFRKAMKMMELSPEKTIVVGDQMLTDVFGGNRLGLYTVLVLPISIGDEGFMTRFNRRVERIALTSLRKKGLWLEEEKKK, from the coding sequence TTGTTTGAAATGTTAATGCCCAAGCTGCGTGTAGACACGGTTTTTGACATTAATCTGGAAGAGCTATACGCTCAAGGCTACCGTGGAATTATAACTGATCTGGACAATACACTCGTTGGAGCCAAAGCTCCTGACGCCACGCCCGAACTGATCGAGTGGTTCGCACGTGTCAAAGAGGCTGGTTTCCAGCTTATGATTGTGTCCAATAACAATTTGAATCGTGTATCCCTGTTTGCGACGCCACTGGATATCCAGTTTGTGCATAGTGCACGCAAACCATCGAATGTTCCGTTTCGTAAAGCAATGAAGATGATGGAGTTAAGTCCTGAAAAAACGATTGTGGTAGGCGATCAGATGCTTACAGATGTCTTTGGAGGTAATCGACTGGGGCTTTATACAGTTCTGGTGCTGCCGATCTCCATCGGAGATGAAGGCTTCATGACCCGCTTCAATCGGCGCGTGGAACGGATTGCTCTAACGAGTTTGCGCAAGAAAGGCTTATGGCTTGAGGAGGAAAAGAAGAAATGA